One genomic region from Drosophila subpulchrella strain 33 F10 #4 breed RU33 chromosome 2R, RU_Dsub_v1.1 Primary Assembly, whole genome shotgun sequence encodes:
- the LOC119550960 gene encoding uncharacterized protein LOC119550960 isoform X1, with translation MARRKGSGRGKSTVNSRKSALETAREKLKDEPAANTSQGNKFDNNMENATTTTAKHYKTAGKQYKTNKVNNTRRATAAAAAAAAAATATATTAATTAVTSAATSTKKQTYRETATATTTVTKRTTSKANIAAATEATSAPLNASKAAATDVASSNSNSNSNSKPSTSTRDKLSELPLPTVDNSNHIISNNNNNNTNNNNNNNHHSDNSISENNYEFKCRDKANLSDSKMTLQQMAAVSSNQEPVAPNVANTSIIGSQQTTVNATPATDEAPLGDWSNISRYLHKKFKRLASTTEVESGNATNGGGGAHHQPSGDAIRTTSLSSNSSLSPPPAPLANGHHHHLMTQQQNHQQVQQQQHQHQPPPPPPAATHEFSANFVNSNHVNAIGQEDGLIISSSSSSNSGYKAAARTRTPLSNSNTNSNSNYAANATLSPATFAQHQQVTQPTTASPVAAVVNPVGEKSGRYVCTYCNLICAKPSVLEKHIRAHTNERPYPCDTCGIAFKTKSNLYKHCRSRSHAARARGLEVPADADDGLSDQDAELSNSSSELPSRAGSPYDEPMNSPTPSPSTLSAAKSAYIQQPPLPQYLQQLPLGSPAAGTLPPTTADNLHSATAQHRPSIDYKPYKPKFHNAALYVPGSSKEQQQQQQQQLHIQQQQQHQMAQQKLSIQLPLVQQPSLAHPTLSPSTQMKMKHHINSHQIQLQMQQQQSLLAQQSLLAAMPVAPGGVYYLGQPPYYNQEAAAAAIHQHALVIQQFQLQQIHLAQQQQQQQQQQQQQHSPLVKAPPPMQQPPSLPPQQLVRANSQVSNVATAPSTPTPAANLSSFASSSGGKQVNVAKVQEHISKLISQNEAIVENKELLLQKKYPKQLSRSRSFNNANSNNAANSNPAALHANNSHNINAQMPERETKVNLAQAIVQKQQQQQQQQQQQQQQLQQQQQQQLIQQQQLEQQNYYTYMQQQQENQQQQQQQLEPPNGLVKRNTYKPASAMTTPVKQQQQLPPPPSPLPMQTMQYRQDPATPVAKNEQPATAVHVMPLNLSAKPKPTMVTVPVSSLSSNSVPPTPATSVNSASGSKTAPPIAQVNNSIIKNLLLNARGLAVPIGEGDDAVYSCPICANEFRSADELKLHNSTYCQDASSSAPMSPASSPFRSNSMSLSLPELKSHMANSKNPLSLAKLAFSQLNTKRSSQILSRLSAAQTPARTSTVTAPTATASTPAAVPAPISAPAPQIEALRFVDAPLPSPGPLLGKTPLVDYAQQNAPRKAQDSVVITKMHEDRQFAMRDTEAQPAKRVKTSDMVVASSSQQSTNFNFSFNNQNNSNTVPELQSSKEERLRRFTSSGGSMIPISECPDLDNSPKMIRTPLLSGGSFQDVSVKTNNEPGSSSKERKLMALVSGSGLLGVSSGPQHFQFPPINSITAFNPLTLPPMSGGDKSTPVTPIPHVPGMPGPGSLTPQMPLLPPPPQQLQLPIPSSRGRSPNRKQPSPLLLGGASGELKALSPFGGVQNVPSEFSRQPPTPAQRQALQWNSKETPKKAPFNFLRMADNVKTTEPEVRHFNLENVITGKQQESPLTPLHVETPNGNNTEETNPVASTSSSAKSKFLRPTSLPLKPGTFTPKRHHGITPTANTLPLISPETPRPSKSCVQLYLNGHAYTYLGLKCSTKMFYCTVNCPQPSYVAGMHKLSMYSVWQVCEENQPHPLGFKLKQVMALYDSRQRMLGNGSSTAMAGSGKLSYNLVASQQTVSSTSTTTSSSAFYQGPLKTPPTVTVAALSEANVAAKANEEAQAKKLETSPSGQPLVGGYESHEDYTYIRGRGRGRYVCSECGIRCKKPSMLKKHIRTHTDVRPFTCSHCNFSFKTKGNLTKHMQSKTHFKKCIELGINPGPMPPDSEFLDVDMDFDQQSSTSAGGRTSSMAGESDSDDYSDNESESSDTDESKSRLKEHEAARGLLSLSMTPPIPQSVSPYPQLHDTPLPAASPANSIGSSGSQPKRLVCSFTSPKPPFDYQKQEQYYSNPEESKPKRSGASEESAPMDLTKPRGSMSAISPSPVPPPVQDLPKSQAQQMHDVIFGSSGNANGFMKTLISVSDKVRISAEMEEQAKHEAEGEDVQLQTYIKEHALHQAKIKQSQFSRSYLINTLYTAASPVFSSSSSTLFTTNSRPVMTINEVPSIEVHEVKTPETVELPPIAPVLAPVIPTSAPAKIAQEEKEEIQAPSDQEKPNIVEPHNANLPAAVQQPDANDFSGVLGNPPPPPTTSVAAVTTTSTATPVASSASASINAQPTQRTVIVGEDGFKNAGSTPSSKSSDLQHVSYGRAVPSAPLAGDARPTCTICAKTFQRQHQLTLHMNIHYMERKFKCEPCSISFRTQGHLQKHERSEAHKNKVMMTSTFGVPTTSNPRPFECTDCKIAFRIHGHLAKHLRSKTHVQKLECLQKLPFGTYAEIERAGISLTEIDTSDCENSLISLKLLAQKLLEKDPSKLSSYTTPSGMMQLAQDATGPVSQDSASEDGFSAAIASAIASLDNDSAGNTPKRASSMSEDETVANGLNHSLKRRLPGSFSSTGEESDNPAESGGEKRARTGQELPVPVPVPVAASAAASN, from the exons ATGAGCCCGCTGCAAATACGTCACAGGGTAATAAATTCGATAATAATATGGAAAATGCAACAACCACAACGGCCAAGCATTACAAAACCGCAGGCAAACAGTACAAGACCAATAAAGTGAACAATACGCGACGtgccacagcagcagcagcagcggcagcagcagcagcaacagcaacagcaaccacagcagcaacaacagcagtaacatcagcagcaacatcaaccaAGAAGCAAACATATCGGGAAACtgcaacggcaacaacaacagtcaCCAAGAGAACAACCAGCAAAGCCAACatagcagcagcaacagaagCAACATCAGCCCCATTAAACGCCTCcaaagcagcagcaacagatgtTGCTAGTAGCaatagcaacagcaacagcaatagcAAACCCAGTACAAGCACACGAGATAAACTAAGCGAGTTGCCGCTGCCGACTGTTGACAACAGCAACCACATcatcagcaacaacaacaacaataatacaaataataataacaacaacaaccaccacAGTGATAATAGTATTAGTGAgaataattatgaatttaagtGTAGAGATAAAGCAAATCTAAGTGATAGCAAAATGACGCTACAACAGATGGCAGCAGTCAGCAGCAACCAGGAGCCAGTGGCTCCGAATGTGGCCAACACGAGCATCATTGGCAGCCAGCAGACCACCGTAAATGCCACACCCGCCACCGATGAGGCTCCGTTGGGGGATTGGTCAAATATTTCACGCTATCTGCACAAAAAGTTCAAACGCTTGGCCAGCACCACCGAGGTGGAGAGCGGGAATGCAACGAATGGCGGCGGTGGTGCCCACCATCAACCAAGTGGCGATGCCATTCGCACCACATCGCTCTCCTCAAACAGTTCGCTATCGCCACCGCCAGCGCCGCTggccaatggtcaccaccatcATCTGATGACCCAACAGCAAAACCACCAGCaagtgcagcagcagcaacatcaacatcagccgccgccgccgccgccagcAGCCACACATGAATTCAGTGCCAATTTTGTAAATAGCAATCATGTCAATGCCATTGGTCAAGAGGACGGtctcatcatcagcagcagcagcagcagcaatagtGGCTACAAAGCGGCGGCAAGAACGCGAACGCCACTCAGTAACAGCAATAcgaacagcaacagcaactatGCGGCAAATGCCACACTGTCACCGGCAACATTTGCCCAGCATCAGCAAGTGACGCAGCCAACAACGGCAAGTCCGGTAGCAGCTGTGGTCAATCCAGTGGGAGAGAAATCCGGACGCTACGTTTGCACCTACTGCAATCTGATTTGTGCCAAGCCCTCGGTGCTGGAGAAGCACATACGGGCCCACACCAACGAGCGACCCTATCCGTGCGACACCTGCGGCATTGCGTTCAAGACGAAGAGCAATTTGTACAAGCATTGCCGCTCAAGATCGCATGCGGCCAGAGCTCGGGGCTTGGAGGTGCCAGCCGATGCGGACGATGGTCTGTCCGATCAGGATGCCGAGCTAAGCAACAGTAGTTCGGAGCTG CCAAGTCGCGCTGGATCGCCCTACGATGAGCCCATGAATTCGCCCACACCCTCGCCTTCCACTCTGTCTGCGGCCAAGAGTGCCTACATTCAGCAGCCACCGCTACCGCAGTATTTGCAACAGTTGCCGCTAGGCTCGCCGGCTGCAGGCACTTTGCCACCCACCACCGCGGATAATCTCCACTCGGCCACTGCCCAGCATCGACCATCGATCGACTACAAGCCATATAAACCCAAGTTCCATAATGCCGCGTTGTACGTGCCTGGCAGCAGCAAggaacaacagcagcagcagcagcagcagttgcacattcagcagcagcagcaacatcagatGGCTCAGCAGAAGCTGTCGATTCAGCTTCCCCTGGTGCAACAGCCATCCCTGGCACATCCCACGCTATCGCCCAGCACGCAGATGAAGATGAAGCACCACATTAACTCGCACCAGATCCAGTTGcagatgcagcagcagcagtcccTGCTGGCCCAGCAATCGCTGTTGGCCGCCATGCCGGTGGCACCTGGTGGAGTTTATTATCTGGGCCAGCCTCCGTATTACAACCAAGAAGCAGCGGCCGCTGCCATTCATCAGCATGCGCTGGTCATTCAGCAATTCCAACTGCAACAGATCCACCTGgcccaacagcagcaacaacagcagcagcagcaacagcagcaacattcaCCTTTAGTAAAGGCACCCCCACCAATGCAACAGCCTCCCAGTCTGCCGCCTCAACAG CTGGTGCGAGCTAATAGCCAGGTCTCAAATGTAGCAACAGCGCCTTCCACTCCCACGCCCGCCGCCAATCTCAGCAGTTTTGCCAGCTCCAGTGGTGGCAAGCAAGTA AATGTGGCCAAAGTACAGGAGCACATTTCCAAGTTGATCTCTCAAAACGAAGCCATTGTGGAGAACAAGGAGTTATTGCTGCAGAAAAAGTATCCCAAGCAGTTGAGTCGTTCCCGCAGCTTCAACAATGCCAACAGCAACAATGCAGCCAACAGCAATCCGGCGGCATTGCATGCAAACAACAGTCACAACATCAATGCCCAGATGCCAGAGCGCGAGACTAAAGTGAATTTGGCACAGGCCATCGTCcaaaagcagcagcaacagcagcagcagcaacaacagcagcaacagcaactccagcagcagcagcaacaacagcttatccaacagcagcagctcgAGCAGCAGAACTACTATACGTAcatgcaacagcagcaggagaaccagcagcagcaacagcagcaattaGAACCTCCAAATGGATTGGTTAAGAGGAATACCTATAAGCCTGCTTCGGCGATGACAACGCCTGtgaagcagcagcaacaactgccACCCCCGCCCTCCCCGCTGCCCATGCAAACAATGCAATATCGCCAGGATCCAGCCACACCAGTGGCCAAAAACGAGCAACCGGCGACGGCGGTGCATGTGATGCCTTTAAACCTATCAGCAAAGCCCAAGCCAACTATGGTCACAGTGCCGGTGAGCTCCTTGAGTTCCAACTCTGTACCACCCACTCCTGCGACATCTGTGAATTCGGCTAGCGGCTCCAAAACTGCACCACCCATTGCCCAGGTGAACAACTCGATCATCAAGAATCTGTTGCTGAATGCCCGAGGATTGGCGGTGCCAATTGGCGAGGGCGATGACGCTGTTTATTCGTGTCCCATCTGCGCGAACGAGTTCCGCAGCGCGGACGAACTGAAGCTGCACAACAGCACCTACTGCCAGGATGCGAGCTCCAGTGCTCCAATGAGTCCGGCATCGTCACCCTTTCGCTCCAACTCGATGTCGTTAAGTCTGCCGGAACTGAAGAGTCACATGGCAAACTCAAAAAATCCATTATCTCTGGCCAAATTAGCCTTTTCACAGTTGAATACGAAGAGGAGCAGTCAGATATTAAGTCGCCTGAGTGCAGCACAAACGCCAGCGAGGACCTCAACCGTAACAGCCCCTACTGCAACTGCGTCTACTCCAGCTGCAGTTCCTGCTCCAATATCTGCTCCTGCCCCTCAGATTGAAGCCCTGCGATTTGTGGATGCACCACTGCCATCGCCAGGCCCGTTATTGGGTAAAACACCCCTGGTCGACTATGCACAGCAGAATGCACCACGCAAGGCCCAGGACTCGGTGGTTATTACCAAAATGCACGAGGATCGGCAGTTTGCAATGCGCGATACTGAAGCTCAGCCCGCCAAGCGTGTCAAGACCAGCGATATGGTCGTGGCTTCCTCCTCTCAGCAGTCgacaaattttaacttttccTTTAACAACCAGAATAACAGTAATACTGTTCCGGAGTTGCAGTCCTCTAAGGAGGAGCGATTGCGCAGATTCACCTCCTCTGGAGGCAGCATGATTCCCATTTCGGAATGTCCCGATTTGGATAACAGCCCCAAGATGATTCGAACTCCGTTACTGTCCGGTGGAAGCTTTCAGGACGTGTCAGTCAAGACCAACAACGAACCAGGATCATCGAGTAAGGAGCGCAAGCTGATGGCCCTGGTTAGTGGCAGTGGACTGCTCGGCGTTAGTTCGGGTCCGCAGCACTTTCAGTTTCCACCCATTAACTCGATAACTGCCTTTAATCCGCTAACGCTGCCACCGATGAGCGGTGGTGATAAAAGCACACCAGTCACACCAATTCCTCATGTGCCCGGAATGCCAGGACCCGGGAGCTTAACGCCACAAATGCCACTGCTTCCTCCGCCACCGCAACAGCTGCAGCTGCCGATTCCATCCAGTCGAGGACGTAGCCCAAACCGCAAGCAACCCAGCCCACTTCTTTTGGGGGGCGCTTCAGGTGAACTAAAGGCTTTATCGCCATTTGGAGGAGTTCAAAATGTGCCAAGCGAATTCAGCCGCCAACCACCCACTCCAGCCCAACGGCAAGCTCTACAATGGAACAGCAAGGAGACGCCTAAGAAGGCACCATTTAACTTTCTCCGCATGGCTGATAATGTAAAGACCACGGAACCTGAAGTGCGTCACTTCAATCTGGAAAATGTGATTACTGGAAAACAGCAGGAGTCGCCTCTAACACCGCTGCACGTGGAGACTCCCAATGGAAACAACACGGAGGAAACCAATCCCGTTGCAAGTACCTCATCATCGGCCAAATCAAAGTTCCTGCGACCCACTAGCTTGCCACTAAAGCCGGGAACCTTTACGCCAAAACGCCATCACGGCATTACACCTACAGCAAATACATTGCCGCTGATCTCGCCAGAGACTCCGAGGCCGTCCAAATCCTGTGTGCAACTGTATCTCAATGGACATGCCTACACCTATCTGGGTCTTAAATGCAGCACAAAGATGTTTTACTGTACGGTGAATTGCCCGCAACCTTCGTATGTGGCCGGAATGCACAAACTATCGATGTATAGCGTGTGGCAGGTGTGCGAGGAGAACCAACCGCATCCACTTGGATTTAAACTGAAGCAAGTTATGGCTCTCTATGACTCACGTCAAAGGATGCTGGGAAATGGTAGCTCCACAGCGATGGCTGGATCAGGAAAGCTAAGCTATAATCTGGTCGCCTCCCAGCAAACAGTTTCCTCCACTTCGACGACGACCAGTAGTAGTGCCTTTTATCAAGGGCCTCTGAAGACCCCACCAACAGTCACAGTTGCCGCTCTCAGCGAGGCGAATGTGGCGGCCAAGGCGAACGAGGAGGCGCAGGCCAAGAAGCTGGAGACAAGTCCGTCCGGACAGCCCCTGGTGGGTGGTTACGAGTCTCACGAGGATTACACATACATCCGGGGCCGAGGAAGGGGAAGATATGTTTGCTCCGAATGCGGCATTCGTTGCAAAAAGCCGTCGATGCTTAAGAAGCATATTCGCACCCACACGGATGTGAGGCCATTCACATGCAGTCACTGCAATTTCAG TTTCAAAACCAAGGGCAACCTAACCAAGCACATGCAATCAAAGACTCACTTCAAGAAGTGCATTGAACTGGGCATCAATCCGGGACCAATGCCACCCGATAGCGAGTTCCTGGACGTGGACATGGACTTTGACCAGCAGTCATCCACTTCGGCAGGGGGACGCACGTCGTCGATGGCAGGAGAATCTGATTCAGATGACTATAGTGACAATGAATCGGAAAGTAGTG ATACGGATGAATCCAAGTCCCGATTGAAAGAGCACGAGGCAGCAAGGGGCCTGCTATCGCTTTCGATGACGCCGCCCATCCCGCAGAGCGTGTCGCCCTATCCACAGTTGCACGATACACCTCTTCCGGCAGCTAGTCCTGCAAACAGTATTGGCTCTTCGGGCTCGCAGCCCAAGCGATTGGTGTGCTCTTTCACATCACCCAAGCCACCGTTCGACTACCAAAAGCAGGAACAGTATTATTCCAACCCGGAGGAGTCGAAGCCTAAACGCAGCGGGGCCAGCGAGGAAAGTGCTCCCATGGATCTCACTAAGCCGCGCGGCTCCATGTCtgccatctcaccgtcaccaGTTCCGCCGCCCGTCCAGGACCTTCCCAAATCACAGGCCCAGCAGATGCACGATGTGATCTTCGGCAGCTCTGGCAACGCAAATGGTTTCATGAAGACCCTAATCTCAGTGTCGGACAAGGTGCGCATATCCGCTGAGATGGAGGAGCAGGCCAAGCACGAGGCGGAGGGCGAGGACGTGCAACTGCAGACCTACATCAAGGAGCATGCGCTGCATCAAGCCAAGATAAAGCAGAGTCAATTTAGCCGCAGCTATCTCATCAACACTTTGTACACTGCGGCGTCTCCTGTAtttagcagcagcagcagtactCTGTTTACCACCAATAGTCGGCCCGTCATGACCATAAATGAGGTTCCTAGCATCGAAGTCCACGAAGTTAAGACTCCAGAAACTGTTGAGCTGCCACCTATTGCTCCTGTACTTGCTCCAGTTATTCCGACGTCAGCTCCAGCTAAAATTGCACAGGAAGAAAAGGAGGAGATCCAGGCGCCATCGGATCAGGAGAAGCCCAATATTGTGGAACCACATAATGCTAATTTGCCCGCTGCAGTGCAGCAACCGGATGCCAATGATTTCAGTGGAGTACTTGGAAATCCGCCACCGCCAccaacaacatctgtggctgcTGTAACAACCACATCAACAGCTACTCCTGTGGCATCTTCAGCTAGCGCCAGCATTAACGCTCAGCCCACCCAGCGTACGGTGATCGTCGGCGAAGATGGCTTTAAAAATGCCGGTTCCACGCCCAGCAGCAAGAGCAGCGATCTCCAGCATGTATCCTACGGCCGAGCAGTGCCATCAGCTCCCCTTGCAGGCGATGCGCGTCCAACCTGCACCATTTGTGCCAAGACGTTCCAGCGGCAGCATCAGCTAACTCTGCACATGAACATTCACTACATGGAGCGCAAGTTTAAGTGCGAACCTTGCAGCATATCCTTCCGCACGCAAGGACATCTGCAGAAGCACGAGCGATCAGAGGCGCACAAAAACAAGGTTATGATGACCTCGACGTTCGGTGTTCCAACCACCTCCAATCCACGTCCCTTCGAGTGCACCGACTGCAAGATCGCCTTTCGCATCCATGGCCATCTGGCAAAGCATTTGCGCTCCAAGACGCATGTACAGAAGCTGGAGTGCCTGCAGAAGCTGCCATTTGGAACCTACGCCGAAATTGAACGTGCTGGGATTAGTCTCACTGAAATTGATACAAGTGACTGTGAAAATTCGCTTATATCTTTAAAGCTACTGGCACAGAAGCTGCTGGAAAAGGATCCGAGCAAACTGAGTAGCTATACAACACCCTCGGGAATGATGCAGTTGGCCCAGGATGCAACAGGTCCTGTCTCGCAGGATAGCGCGTCCGAAGATGGCTTTAGTGCTGCTATTGCTTCGGCGATAGCTTCGCTGGACAACGACAGTGCTGGCAACACACCTAAGCGTGCCAGCTCCATGTCTGAGGATGAAACGGTGGCCAATGGCTTGAACCATAGCCTGAAGCGTCGTTTGCCGGGCAGTTTCAGCAGCACGGGCGAAGAGAGCGATAATCCGGCAGAGAGCGGTGGCGAGAAGCGTGCCCGTACTGGCCAGGAGTTGCCTGTTCCCGTGCCCGTTCCCGTGGCTGCTTCGGCAGCGGCCAGCAACTGA